One window of the Gimesia sp. genome contains the following:
- a CDS encoding sensor domain-containing diguanylate cyclase → MYFLIASIIEVFTNHVASGASSASVLAIASVCLLQYVVYTMKMSAVRKENAEFQQHYHDVEEELNDVQSDRAMTLIENHILREFVAQSEFDQTIDLLLKRYVPSIREGLGLYLNRVNGEFKVRDSRGITRNSKAVFEFDERQLKQLKTQNVIILRGQELRNSKIYQCFDEQDKPRIHKLCLLAVYDKNAISGVFLTTNLYPDGVDEQQQIKLAKRLLVCVSRNIVKNQDYESYRFELRVTREQLELRALADQQFKTPVIMLEEFLDRLRQLTNSSRASLFLSTPHDFSNCKSIVDCGMTLQAGVKTRWKEHELTLVRLGLNSGENTSLSGEQLENHGVRSLIGAALVSPLITNRKRIGAICLTNQECQPFDERALRLISWASQFLSNTLLKVLNHANIEKQARQDGLTGLVNRRSFDELIDNAFGQAQAAQSACSLILIDLDHFKSINDTYGHQAGDEVLRRVARILQDRIKEIRSSDNVIAARYGGEELAILLPEIGLAGAERIAEVIRHSIETAIIEFNATRIPVTASLGLSTYTSNAMESVQTLVAAADGALYQAKSDGRNRVCSLTSAPV, encoded by the coding sequence TTGTATTTTCTTATTGCCTCGATTATTGAAGTGTTCACGAACCACGTCGCATCGGGTGCGTCCAGTGCCAGCGTGTTGGCGATTGCCAGTGTGTGCCTGCTTCAATATGTCGTTTACACGATGAAAATGTCTGCTGTCCGTAAGGAAAATGCGGAATTTCAGCAGCATTATCACGATGTGGAAGAAGAGCTCAATGATGTCCAGTCAGACCGGGCGATGACTTTGATTGAGAACCACATCCTGCGTGAGTTTGTCGCACAGTCTGAATTTGATCAGACCATTGACCTGCTGTTGAAACGCTATGTACCGTCCATCAGGGAAGGGCTGGGATTGTACCTGAACCGAGTGAACGGCGAATTCAAAGTACGCGACTCGCGGGGGATTACCAGGAATTCCAAAGCCGTATTCGAGTTCGACGAGCGTCAGCTCAAACAGTTAAAGACACAGAACGTAATCATCCTGCGCGGGCAGGAATTACGAAATTCGAAGATTTACCAATGCTTTGATGAGCAGGACAAGCCGCGGATTCACAAATTATGTCTGCTCGCAGTTTACGATAAAAATGCCATCTCTGGTGTGTTCCTGACGACGAACCTCTACCCCGATGGAGTGGATGAACAGCAGCAGATTAAGCTGGCCAAGCGACTGCTGGTCTGCGTTTCTCGGAACATCGTGAAAAATCAGGATTACGAATCATATCGCTTTGAATTGCGAGTCACCCGCGAGCAACTCGAATTACGGGCACTCGCCGATCAGCAGTTTAAAACTCCAGTAATCATGCTGGAAGAATTTCTGGATCGACTCCGGCAGTTGACGAATTCGAGCAGAGCAAGTCTGTTTCTTTCCACACCCCACGATTTTTCAAACTGTAAGTCTATTGTGGATTGTGGCATGACTCTGCAGGCGGGAGTCAAAACCCGATGGAAAGAACATGAACTGACTCTCGTTCGGCTTGGACTCAACTCCGGTGAGAATACATCACTGTCAGGTGAGCAGCTGGAGAATCATGGCGTTCGGTCGCTGATTGGGGCAGCACTGGTATCTCCCTTGATTACAAACCGGAAACGGATCGGGGCGATCTGTCTGACGAATCAGGAATGTCAGCCATTCGATGAAAGAGCGCTGCGTCTGATATCGTGGGCATCTCAGTTTCTTTCCAATACGCTGCTCAAAGTTCTCAATCATGCCAATATTGAAAAGCAGGCCCGTCAGGATGGATTGACTGGCCTGGTAAACCGGCGTTCGTTCGATGAACTGATCGACAATGCATTCGGACAGGCCCAGGCCGCTCAGTCCGCCTGTTCCCTGATCCTGATTGACCTCGATCATTTCAAGTCAATCAACGATACTTACGGGCATCAGGCGGGGGATGAGGTTCTACGACGGGTGGCCCGGATTCTACAGGATCGGATTAAAGAAATCCGTTCGTCGGACAATGTGATCGCAGCCCGCTACGGCGGTGAGGAACTCGCAATCCTGCTGCCCGAGATCGGCCTGGCGGGGGCTGAACGAATTGCAGAGGTGATCCGGCATTCCATCGAAACCGCCATCATTGAGTTCAACGCCACACGGATTCCGGTGACAGCCAGCCTGGGACTCTCCACCTATACTTCAAACGCCATGGAAAGTGTACAGACGCTGGTCGCTGCCGCTGATGGAGCGCTGTATCAGGCGAAATCGGATGGTCGAAATCGAGTTTGCAGCCTGACTTCCGCACCAGTCTGA
- a CDS encoding glycosyltransferase family 2 protein, protein MSDSISHQPGSRSDRGRVIAVMPAYNAASTLERTVADIPEGSVDEIVLVDDCSSDNTVEVARQLGLTVIQHERNTGYGGNQKTCYRYALEAGADYIVMIHPDYQYDSRVIPVAVELIRLGICDVILGSRIRTRAETLEGGMPLYKYIANRFLTIIENIALGQNLGDFHSGFRAYSRAVLEKVPFEKNSDDFVFDSQFLAQSVRFGFKISDIPVPVRYFEEASSINFKRSAQYGLLTLNVMLQYWLHRLGIWKSELFKEKQPQLID, encoded by the coding sequence ATGTCTGATTCGATTTCCCACCAACCCGGTTCCCGTTCTGATAGAGGTCGGGTCATCGCTGTCATGCCAGCCTACAATGCAGCCAGTACGCTGGAACGGACTGTAGCCGATATCCCCGAAGGTTCTGTTGATGAGATCGTACTCGTGGATGACTGCAGTAGCGATAACACTGTCGAAGTCGCCAGGCAACTGGGGCTGACGGTCATTCAGCATGAACGTAATACCGGCTATGGCGGAAATCAGAAAACCTGTTATCGCTATGCACTGGAAGCGGGCGCTGATTACATAGTCATGATTCACCCGGATTATCAGTACGACAGTCGAGTGATCCCGGTTGCAGTTGAATTAATCCGACTGGGAATTTGCGACGTCATTCTGGGCTCACGCATCAGAACCCGCGCAGAGACGCTGGAGGGGGGGATGCCTCTCTACAAGTACATTGCGAACCGGTTTCTGACGATCATCGAAAATATTGCCCTGGGACAGAACCTGGGCGACTTTCACAGCGGGTTTCGTGCTTACAGTCGCGCCGTGCTGGAAAAAGTCCCCTTTGAAAAAAACTCGGACGATTTTGTGTTCGACAGCCAGTTCCTGGCGCAGTCGGTTCGGTTCGGATTTAAAATCAGCGACATCCCGGTTCCCGTGCGGTATTTTGAGGAAGCCTCCAGCATTAACTTCAAACGCAGCGCCCAGTATGGTCTGTTGACGCTCAACGTCATGCTGCAGTACTGGCTGCACCGACTCGGGATCTGGAAGTCAGAACTGTTTAAAGAGAAACAGCCTCAGCTCATCGACTGA
- a CDS encoding mandelate racemase/muconate lactonizing enzyme family protein, which translates to MKITDVRAIQPVGKNSPPDWRTSLGQILVAIDTDCGLTGYGVGGGGLAGIHVVKTVLRDLLLGQSPEDSSRLWDEMYQSTLAFGRKGLAIMAISGVDLALWDLKGKAEKVPVVSLLGGQPGQQLPTYCTVWNTQDLESIDSHAGYKLHLGKVSNAGQQDEMIQAIETARTLIGPDPLLMVDAWMKWTVESTIAISRAIEPFQIDWIEEPLSPDDLSGYAQLSEQSAVAIAGGEHEFTAAAFTQLIDQKLHTVLQPDVCWCGGMTELIKIYKMANRAGLRVCPHRGAEIWALHAIAALDPDPLAETGRPWMTWVAGQPEIDGGLISVTDRPGWGLTFDEQSLELVY; encoded by the coding sequence ATGAAAATTACAGACGTTCGCGCAATACAACCCGTGGGAAAGAACTCTCCCCCCGACTGGCGTACCAGCCTGGGACAGATTCTGGTTGCCATCGATACCGACTGTGGTCTCACAGGATATGGAGTCGGCGGCGGCGGACTGGCAGGGATTCACGTCGTCAAAACCGTCTTGCGTGATCTGCTCCTCGGTCAAAGCCCCGAAGATAGCTCCCGTCTCTGGGATGAAATGTATCAGTCCACGCTGGCTTTCGGACGCAAAGGTCTGGCCATCATGGCCATCAGTGGCGTTGACCTGGCTTTATGGGACCTCAAGGGGAAAGCCGAGAAAGTACCCGTAGTTTCACTTCTGGGCGGCCAACCGGGTCAGCAGCTTCCCACTTATTGCACCGTCTGGAATACGCAAGATCTGGAGTCGATTGACTCCCACGCCGGCTATAAACTGCATCTGGGAAAAGTTTCCAATGCCGGTCAACAGGATGAAATGATCCAGGCTATTGAAACCGCCCGGACACTGATCGGCCCCGATCCCCTGCTGATGGTAGATGCCTGGATGAAATGGACGGTGGAATCAACCATTGCCATTTCCCGGGCGATCGAGCCTTTTCAAATCGACTGGATTGAAGAGCCGCTCTCTCCCGATGATCTGTCCGGTTATGCACAACTCAGCGAACAGTCGGCCGTCGCCATTGCAGGAGGCGAACATGAATTTACAGCAGCAGCGTTTACTCAACTGATAGACCAGAAACTGCACACCGTTTTGCAACCTGATGTCTGCTGGTGTGGCGGTATGACGGAATTGATCAAAATCTACAAGATGGCAAATCGTGCCGGCCTGCGTGTCTGCCCCCATCGCGGTGCGGAAATCTGGGCTCTGCATGCCATCGCAGCGCTGGATCCTGACCCGTTAGCTGAAACTGGCCGGCCTTGGATGACCTGGGTCGCTGGTCAACCTGAAATCGACGGGGGGCTGATCTCTGTTACAGATCGACCCGGCTGGGGACTGACATTTGACGAACAGTCTCTTGAACTGGTTTACTGA